One Sodalinema gerasimenkoae IPPAS B-353 DNA segment encodes these proteins:
- a CDS encoding efflux RND transporter permease subunit, with protein MSFSTWSVKRPVPTLVLFIILTFVGLTSFFQLGIDNTPNIDVPVVQVTVTQPGAGPSELESQVTQPIEDAVAGLGNIDELQSTVNDGVSVTTINFVLGTDTDRVTNDVRNAVSQIRQELPQDINEPIIERLEFAGGAIMGYAVRSNQRSIEELSQLVDRQISSALLQVPGVAQINRTGGVDREIRVQLNPQRLKALGITATQVNDQIRALNLNLSGGRSEAGGLEQSIRTLGSAPTVNDLQRYRISLPNGESVPLSSLGTVEDSFGDRRQQAQLITREGTEEVVSFQVLRSSGSSVVPVEEGVRERVAELEAGILPDDIEFQLLFTRANEIRDSYQASIDALIFGCLLTTITVGFFLRDWRATLITGVALPLSIVPTFMVMQLLDYTLNGMTLLALSLAVGNLVDDAICMIENIDTHLSMGKRPFQAALDAANEIGLAVVATTATIVAVFLPVAFMGGIPGQFFQPFGVTVAVSTMFSTLVATTMTPMLSAYLLKPKPQAEETSNLLNPSPKPGPYRRVLTWALRNRITTLLIAIAFFIGSLQLVPYIPQGLFTDGDQGISTVNVELPPGARLRDTLAVSDRLSDVLLNHQATENVFVSAGSGGSTGSVNQATVRAILKPTDERDVNQQEFEQEIRPRLAEIPGARLSFQSAGAGGGGKDLSIVLSGENPEVLLDTATALEQQMRGIPGLVEIASSASLVQPELLIQPDSERAADLGVSVQAIARTANLATLGDVEANLAKFDLPDRQIVIRVQIAEEYRNSLQTLRNLEVPSQSGALVPLSSVARIRLGSGPAQIDRFDRARQIAVEANLEGISLGDALAAVRELPAMNPLPPGVFEQPSGDAKIMVDIFTRFLGALAFAILCIYAILVLLYNNFLYPLTILVALPLSVGGALLALLITQKELGLFALIGIVLLMGLVTKNAILLVDCTLANQEKEIPQFKAIVEAGVSRLRPIFMTAISTVAGMMPIALELGAGGEVRSPMAIAVIGGFSTSTMLTLLVVPVLFTYVDNLNRAFRDILSSGFGGFRLPNLLGRS; from the coding sequence ATGAGCTTCTCAACCTGGTCCGTCAAACGCCCTGTTCCCACCCTCGTCTTGTTTATTATCCTGACCTTTGTGGGACTGACCTCATTTTTCCAACTGGGGATCGATAATACCCCCAACATTGATGTTCCGGTGGTGCAAGTCACGGTCACTCAACCCGGTGCTGGCCCCTCGGAGTTGGAGTCTCAGGTGACGCAGCCAATTGAGGATGCCGTCGCCGGTTTGGGAAATATCGATGAGTTGCAATCGACCGTCAATGATGGGGTGTCGGTGACGACCATTAACTTTGTCTTGGGAACCGACACTGATCGCGTTACCAATGATGTACGCAATGCGGTGTCACAAATTCGCCAGGAACTCCCCCAGGATATCAATGAACCGATTATCGAGCGGTTGGAGTTTGCTGGGGGCGCGATTATGGGCTATGCAGTGCGGTCCAATCAGCGCAGTATTGAGGAACTCAGCCAACTGGTCGATCGCCAGATTAGTAGTGCCCTATTGCAAGTTCCGGGGGTGGCACAAATCAACCGCACGGGGGGAGTTGACCGAGAGATTCGGGTGCAACTAAACCCGCAACGCCTCAAAGCCTTAGGCATTACCGCCACTCAGGTCAATGACCAGATTCGCGCCTTGAATCTGAACCTCTCTGGGGGGCGATCGGAAGCGGGAGGCCTCGAACAAAGTATTCGCACCCTGGGCAGCGCCCCAACGGTGAATGATTTACAACGCTATCGCATTAGCCTACCGAATGGGGAGTCGGTTCCCTTGTCTAGCTTAGGAACCGTTGAAGATAGTTTCGGCGATCGCCGTCAACAGGCGCAACTCATCACCCGAGAGGGAACTGAGGAGGTGGTCTCCTTCCAGGTGTTGCGCAGTAGCGGGTCCAGTGTGGTTCCCGTAGAAGAGGGGGTTCGCGAACGGGTGGCAGAGTTAGAAGCTGGCATTCTCCCCGATGATATTGAGTTTCAACTGCTGTTTACCCGCGCCAACGAGATTCGCGACTCCTACCAGGCCTCCATTGATGCCTTAATCTTCGGCTGTTTACTGACCACCATCACCGTGGGCTTTTTCCTGCGGGATTGGCGAGCGACGTTGATTACAGGGGTGGCGTTACCCCTGTCCATTGTCCCCACCTTTATGGTGATGCAACTGTTGGACTACACCCTCAATGGCATGACCTTGTTGGCCTTGTCCCTCGCGGTGGGGAACTTGGTGGATGATGCCATCTGTATGATTGAGAACATTGATACCCATTTAAGTATGGGTAAACGCCCCTTTCAAGCGGCGTTAGATGCCGCCAATGAGATTGGTCTAGCGGTGGTGGCGACAACGGCGACCATTGTGGCGGTGTTCCTTCCCGTGGCTTTTATGGGGGGGATTCCGGGACAGTTTTTCCAACCCTTTGGGGTGACAGTGGCGGTGTCTACCATGTTCTCGACCTTGGTCGCGACAACGATGACCCCTATGTTGTCCGCCTATTTACTGAAACCCAAACCCCAAGCGGAGGAGACCTCCAATCTCCTCAATCCCTCCCCCAAACCGGGGCCCTATCGTCGTGTCTTGACCTGGGCCTTGCGCAATCGTATTACCACGCTTTTGATTGCGATCGCCTTCTTTATTGGCAGTCTGCAACTGGTTCCCTACATTCCCCAAGGGCTGTTTACCGATGGCGATCAGGGGATTAGTACCGTCAACGTAGAATTACCGCCCGGCGCTCGGTTACGGGATACCCTCGCGGTAAGCGATCGCCTCAGTGATGTCTTACTCAACCATCAGGCCACCGAGAATGTGTTTGTCTCCGCCGGAAGTGGCGGCTCAACGGGGTCTGTGAATCAGGCCACGGTGCGCGCCATTCTCAAACCCACTGACGAGCGGGATGTGAATCAACAGGAGTTTGAACAGGAAATTCGCCCTCGACTGGCTGAGATTCCTGGAGCACGCTTGAGCTTCCAGTCGGCGGGGGCTGGCGGGGGTGGAAAAGACCTCTCCATCGTCCTCAGTGGGGAAAATCCCGAAGTACTGCTCGACACCGCCACGGCTTTGGAACAGCAAATGCGGGGCATCCCCGGTTTAGTGGAAATCGCCTCCAGTGCCAGTTTGGTGCAGCCGGAATTGTTAATTCAACCGGATAGTGAACGGGCGGCGGATTTGGGCGTCTCGGTTCAGGCGATCGCCCGCACGGCCAATCTAGCCACTTTAGGGGATGTGGAGGCGAATTTAGCCAAATTTGACCTCCCCGACCGACAGATTGTCATTCGCGTGCAAATTGCCGAAGAGTATCGCAATAGCCTACAAACGCTGCGGAATTTAGAGGTTCCCAGTCAATCGGGGGCGTTAGTCCCTCTCTCCTCAGTGGCGCGGATTCGTCTTGGTAGTGGTCCAGCACAAATTGACCGTTTTGACCGCGCCCGTCAGATTGCCGTAGAAGCGAACCTAGAGGGGATTTCTTTAGGGGATGCCCTTGCAGCAGTGCGGGAACTCCCAGCGATGAATCCTCTACCACCTGGGGTTTTTGAACAGCCCTCCGGCGATGCCAAAATCATGGTAGATATCTTCACTCGTTTTTTAGGTGCTCTGGCATTTGCGATTCTTTGTATCTATGCCATTTTGGTGCTGTTGTATAACAATTTCCTCTATCCGTTAACGATTCTGGTGGCGCTGCCGTTGTCTGTGGGTGGGGCATTGTTAGCACTATTGATTACTCAGAAGGAGTTAGGATTGTTTGCCCTCATTGGCATCGTTTTACTGATGGGATTAGTCACTAAAAATGCCATTTTGTTAGTGGATTGTACCCTGGCCAATCAAGAGAAAGAGATTCCCCAATTTAAGGCCATCGTGGAAGCCGGAGTTTCTCGATTGCGTCCGATTTTCATGACTGCGATTTCCACTGTAGCCGGGATGATGCCCATTGCCTTAGAGTTAGGGGCTGGGGGTGAGGTGCGTTCCCCCATGGCGATCGCCGTCATTGGCGGCTTCTCGACCTCCACAATGTTGACGTTGTTGGTGGTTCCGGTGTTGTTTACCTATGTGGATAATCTCAATCGTGCCTTTAGGGATATATTGAGCAGCGGCTTCGGGGGCTTCAGACTGCCGAATCTGTTGGGGCGATCGTAG
- a CDS encoding type II toxin-antitoxin system HicA family toxin codes for MATPITPVGDQKPDFLEKSGFSPFPPLPLLLGSVMGKSEKLVARFLALPPEVRFSDITTLLEQFGYIEVRSRGSHHTFENADGDIIVVPKKKGAKVKRTYVKVIVKQLNLEEWQNDTK; via the coding sequence TTGGCAACCCCGATAACTCCGGTTGGCGACCAGAAACCCGATTTTTTGGAAAAATCGGGTTTCTCGCCCTTCCCTCCCCTTCCTCTTTTGCTAGGATCGGTCATGGGTAAATCAGAAAAATTGGTGGCTCGTTTTTTAGCGTTGCCGCCAGAAGTCCGTTTCTCCGATATCACAACTTTACTGGAGCAGTTTGGTTATATTGAAGTTCGTTCTCGGGGCAGTCATCACACCTTTGAAAATGCCGATGGAGATATCATTGTTGTTCCGAAGAAAAAAGGTGCAAAAGTCAAACGAACTTACGTAAAAGTGATTGTTAAACAATTAAATTTAGAGGAATGGCAAAATGACACAAAGTAA
- a CDS encoding type II toxin-antitoxin system HicB family antitoxin, translating to MSIYPEDEGGYTVMIPDLPGCMSQGETLEEALANLDEARQLWLETAYFSQKRAIPLPSELQ from the coding sequence ATGTCAATTTATCCTGAAGACGAAGGAGGCTATACCGTCATGATTCCGGATTTGCCAGGATGTATGAGCCAAGGGGAAACCCTGGAAGAGGCTTTAGCAAATCTCGATGAAGCACGGCAGTTGTGGCTGGAAACTGCCTATTTCAGTCAAAAGCGAGCGATTCCTTTACCGTCTGAACTTCAGTAA
- a CDS encoding alpha/beta fold hydrolase: protein MTTTSPVERDSFPGQHWTWRDHPVYYVRAGESPQASRPPLLLVHGFGASTDHWRKTIAGLHEEFEVWAIDLLGFGRSGKPPLAYGGELWRDQLHDFIQEVIGRPVVLAGNSLGGYVCLAVAAQKPESARGLVLLNSAGPFSDAQPRQPSRFSRMLRSFALQDWVAFLIFQNTRRRSVIRKTLEKVYLDKSAVTDRLIEEIYRPSCDRGAAKVFASVFKTPRGATVDELLGQLNKPLLMLWGEGDPWMNSKDRSAKFRQYYPDLSEHFLNAGHCPHDEVPDQVNALLKSWALELE, encoded by the coding sequence ATGACCACCACATCCCCCGTCGAACGCGACAGTTTCCCCGGACAGCATTGGACCTGGCGCGATCATCCCGTGTACTACGTCCGTGCCGGAGAATCCCCCCAAGCCTCCCGTCCCCCCCTTCTCTTAGTTCACGGCTTCGGCGCATCCACCGACCATTGGCGCAAAACCATCGCGGGGTTGCACGAGGAATTTGAAGTTTGGGCGATCGACCTATTAGGGTTTGGGCGTTCTGGAAAACCTCCCCTGGCCTATGGTGGCGAACTCTGGCGCGACCAACTCCATGACTTCATCCAAGAGGTGATTGGTCGACCCGTGGTTTTAGCCGGAAACTCCCTCGGCGGTTATGTCTGTCTCGCCGTCGCCGCCCAAAAACCCGAATCGGCGCGGGGTCTCGTCCTACTCAACAGTGCCGGTCCCTTCAGCGACGCACAACCGCGCCAACCCAGTCGTTTCAGTCGCATGTTGCGCAGTTTTGCCCTACAAGACTGGGTCGCCTTCCTAATTTTCCAGAACACACGCCGCCGGTCCGTCATTCGCAAAACCCTGGAAAAAGTCTATCTCGATAAAAGTGCCGTCACCGATCGCCTCATCGAAGAAATCTACCGTCCCTCCTGCGATCGCGGCGCCGCCAAAGTCTTCGCCTCCGTCTTCAAAACCCCCCGAGGCGCAACCGTCGACGAACTCCTCGGCCAACTCAACAAACCCCTACTAATGCTGTGGGGAGAGGGAGACCCCTGGATGAACAGCAAGGACCGCAGCGCCAAATTCCGCCAATACTATCCCGACCTAAGCGAACATTTCCTCAACGCCGGCCACTGTCCCCATGACGAAGTTCCCGACCAAGTGAACGCCCTTCTCAAATCCTGGGCTTTAGAATTGGAGTAA
- the rlmN gene encoding 23S rRNA (adenine(2503)-C(2))-methyltransferase RlmN, translating to MSLSTATATPLLGQSLQDLTTWMQGQGQPAYRGKQLHQWLYQKGVRSLSEITVFPKAWREAHEEINLGRSTIHHRSISPDGTIKYLLKLADGNIIETVGMPTERRLTVCVSSQVGCPMACDFCATGKGGFLRNLAVHEIVDQVLTVQGEFRDRVSNVVFMGMGEPLLNGDNVLGALRCLNQDVGIGARSMTISTVGIPGQIRRLADHHLQSTLAVSLHSSNQALREQLIPSARQYPLEALIAECRDYVKVTGRRLTFEYLLLAGLNDRPHHAEELARHLRGFQNHVNLIPYNPISEVDYQRPSPQQVNEFVEALQDRHIAVSVRYSKGLDVDAACGQLRASQQALAIED from the coding sequence ATGTCTCTGTCCACTGCTACCGCCACTCCCCTTTTGGGTCAATCTCTACAAGACCTCACCACCTGGATGCAAGGCCAGGGACAACCGGCCTATCGGGGGAAACAACTGCATCAATGGTTGTATCAGAAGGGGGTGCGATCGCTCTCGGAGATTACGGTCTTTCCCAAGGCCTGGCGCGAGGCGCATGAAGAGATTAATCTGGGACGTTCGACGATTCATCATCGTTCGATTTCCCCGGATGGGACGATTAAATATCTGCTGAAACTGGCGGATGGCAACATTATTGAAACGGTGGGAATGCCCACGGAACGGCGCTTAACGGTCTGTGTTTCCTCTCAGGTGGGTTGTCCCATGGCCTGCGACTTTTGCGCCACGGGGAAGGGGGGATTTCTGCGGAATTTAGCGGTGCATGAGATTGTGGATCAGGTGCTGACGGTTCAGGGGGAGTTCCGCGATCGCGTCAGTAATGTTGTCTTTATGGGGATGGGAGAACCGCTGCTGAATGGGGACAACGTCTTGGGGGCGTTACGCTGTCTCAATCAAGATGTGGGCATTGGGGCGCGATCGATGACTATCTCCACGGTGGGGATTCCAGGACAGATTCGCCGTCTGGCAGACCATCATCTACAATCGACCCTGGCGGTGAGTCTCCATAGTTCTAATCAGGCTTTGCGGGAACAACTGATTCCCAGCGCCCGCCAGTATCCCTTGGAGGCGCTCATAGCAGAATGTCGCGATTATGTCAAGGTCACGGGGCGACGGTTGACCTTTGAATATCTGCTGCTGGCGGGGTTAAACGATCGCCCCCACCATGCCGAAGAACTGGCCCGTCATCTGCGGGGCTTTCAAAATCATGTCAATCTGATTCCCTATAATCCCATCTCGGAAGTAGACTATCAACGCCCGAGTCCCCAACAGGTCAATGAGTTTGTTGAGGCTCTCCAAGACCGCCATATTGCCGTCAGTGTGCGCTATTCCAAGGGATTGGATGTGGATGCCGCTTGCGGTCAATTGCGGGCTTCTCAGCAAGCTTTAGCAATCGAAGATTGA
- a CDS encoding DUF6930 domain-containing protein, whose translation MLTPSTCRRLNKLDQIPSVWEGDRRSLQIDLDSGEVIGEDANDCVIWVDGSEGVVRAIEKVSDESGMEAVVRTLLRAMEYPHKPAQPARPQKIIVKDRELLFFLRGVLQDLDIALDYVPELPLIDELFRGLEDAVGGRPPKLPPQYLDPLNEQAEALWEDAPWDYLGDHQVISIELNYGGIDSFYVSILGLLGLDYGILLYRSLDSLQGFRASILANTSLEKLESIFLSQDCIFLTYEGDENFDDDMDDLGEFPWSQVDANFGSLHPLEGLRPFLHEEEALPAWIALKALHLFLADHEDLLMEDWDEVVRQVYDIVIPGPLQGSDINEEGDRIVSVTVSSMPSVAKELSSEDGQVSFNEDPGYDDDLSILARMPQLQDEIIPDGSILRVDNIPWSMVEALRQQVYCPQEPLNKVVRGKFPVIIVQSTRSKVKDIIAAIEARGGLLGLTFKACVSPFDDFEYELGLMQLENEEIHLVGEFDLENPYHQKARKAWKHNLEKTYGRCGLILAMGATGKRSGDPNLSDMKAFYEVLLLAPEQMGIENLSLFPLL comes from the coding sequence GTGTTAACACCATCCACCTGTCGCCGCCTCAATAAACTCGACCAAATTCCCTCCGTGTGGGAAGGCGATCGGCGATCGCTGCAAATTGACCTAGACTCGGGGGAAGTGATTGGTGAAGATGCGAATGACTGCGTGATTTGGGTCGATGGATCTGAAGGAGTAGTGCGGGCGATCGAGAAAGTTTCAGATGAATCAGGGATGGAAGCGGTGGTACGGACCCTGTTGCGGGCCATGGAATATCCCCACAAACCGGCCCAGCCGGCCCGGCCCCAAAAAATCATTGTCAAAGACCGCGAACTACTCTTCTTCCTGCGCGGTGTCCTCCAAGATCTCGATATTGCCCTAGACTACGTCCCCGAACTGCCCCTCATTGACGAACTCTTCCGAGGACTCGAAGATGCTGTCGGAGGGCGGCCGCCAAAACTCCCCCCCCAATATCTTGATCCCCTCAACGAACAAGCCGAAGCCCTCTGGGAAGACGCGCCCTGGGACTATCTCGGCGATCATCAAGTCATCAGTATTGAACTCAACTACGGTGGAATTGATAGCTTCTACGTCTCCATCTTAGGATTGCTTGGTCTCGACTATGGCATTTTGCTCTATCGTAGCCTGGACTCTCTGCAAGGCTTCCGCGCCTCTATCTTGGCGAATACCTCCCTAGAAAAGTTAGAAAGCATCTTTCTCAGTCAGGACTGCATCTTCCTCACCTATGAAGGAGATGAAAACTTTGATGATGATATGGATGACCTCGGGGAATTTCCTTGGTCCCAAGTTGACGCCAACTTTGGTAGTTTGCATCCCCTCGAAGGCTTGCGGCCCTTTCTCCATGAAGAAGAAGCCCTCCCCGCCTGGATTGCCCTCAAAGCCTTGCATTTGTTCTTGGCAGACCATGAAGATCTACTCATGGAAGATTGGGACGAAGTGGTGCGCCAAGTCTATGACATTGTCATTCCCGGCCCCCTGCAAGGAAGCGACATTAACGAAGAGGGCGATCGCATCGTCTCCGTCACCGTCTCCTCAATGCCCAGCGTTGCCAAAGAACTCTCTAGCGAAGACGGCCAAGTTAGCTTCAACGAAGACCCAGGCTACGATGACGACTTATCCATCTTGGCGCGGATGCCGCAACTCCAGGATGAAATTATCCCCGATGGCTCAATTTTGCGGGTTGATAATATCCCCTGGTCTATGGTGGAAGCCTTACGCCAGCAGGTGTACTGTCCTCAGGAACCCCTGAACAAAGTTGTGCGCGGCAAATTTCCGGTGATTATCGTCCAAAGCACCCGCTCCAAAGTCAAAGATATCATCGCCGCCATTGAAGCCAGAGGCGGCTTACTCGGTCTGACCTTCAAAGCTTGCGTTTCACCCTTTGATGATTTTGAATATGAGCTGGGTCTGATGCAACTCGAAAATGAGGAAATCCATCTCGTGGGCGAGTTTGACTTAGAGAATCCCTACCATCAAAAGGCCCGCAAAGCCTGGAAACACAACCTCGAAAAAACGTACGGTAGATGTGGCTTAATTCTGGCCATGGGGGCCACCGGTAAACGCAGCGGCGACCCCAATCTCTCCGACATGAAAGCCTTTTATGAGGTGCTTCTACTCGCTCCCGAACAGATGGGCATCGAGAATCTAAGTCTGTTTCCGCTCCTTTAA
- the def gene encoding peptide deformylase, whose protein sequence is MSTSAPLLVEKTKLERPPLEIHRLGDRVLRQNAKRVARVDETIRGLAREMLQSMYTADGIGLAAPQVGIGKQMLVVDCALDDPSTPPLVLINPVIQAYSREVALGQEGCLSIPGVYMDVKRPQVVEVSYKDELGRPQRRRFSGLPARVIQHEMDHLNGVMFVDRVDDQLLLTEELSKYGFSVKSVRHLKA, encoded by the coding sequence ATGTCAACTTCAGCACCTCTCCTGGTTGAAAAAACGAAATTAGAGCGCCCTCCCCTTGAGATTCATAGGTTGGGCGATCGCGTCTTGCGCCAAAATGCAAAGCGGGTGGCCCGGGTCGATGAAACTATCCGTGGCTTGGCCCGTGAGATGCTACAAAGTATGTATACTGCCGATGGTATTGGTTTAGCGGCGCCTCAGGTGGGCATTGGTAAACAAATGCTGGTGGTTGATTGTGCCCTGGATGACCCCAGTACGCCGCCGCTGGTGTTGATTAACCCGGTGATTCAAGCCTACAGCCGTGAGGTGGCCTTGGGCCAGGAAGGCTGTTTGAGTATTCCTGGGGTTTATATGGATGTGAAACGGCCTCAGGTGGTTGAGGTGTCGTATAAGGATGAGTTGGGCCGTCCCCAACGTCGCCGCTTTAGTGGCCTGCCGGCCCGGGTGATTCAACATGAGATGGACCACCTCAATGGGGTGATGTTTGTCGATCGCGTCGATGACCAACTCCTGCTGACGGAGGAACTCTCAAAGTATGGGTTCTCGGTCAAGTCCGTTCGTCATCTTAAGGCTTAG
- the recG gene encoding ATP-dependent DNA helicase RecG produces the protein MVQSPSVDNAPDWERLRKALSVEAERGFSDLVGREFRFHEFLERQFNNPPARLAGSDRQRWQNLAAEFERYPSMTLAQRQHLVAESRRVLLQSERSLEMRSRSVREPVTPRKPPTAQLHSQVAPAELSLDQPLAQVRQIGRRGGDRLARLGLYRVQDLLEYFPRDRIDYARQVTIAQLEPGETVTVVAQVQSCSFFNSSKNKKLSIFQLTLKDPTGRLKITRFYPGNRYSSSRWQYAHKSQYPRGATVAASGLVKKNKYGITLENPDLEVLEHADARIESLSVGRVLPVYALTDGVTADLVRKSVLAVLPASEQIPEPLPRKLREKYELLDRPTAIANIHFPPDTDILDLARRRLVFDEFFYLQLGLLKRRHELKQAGELQLANSQAQRLTIQGQLIEQFYNLLPFDLTHAQTRVIQEILADLDKTSPMNRLVQGDVGAGKTVVAVVAILAAIQSGYQAALMAPTEVLAEQHYRKLVDWLNLLQLPVELLTGSTKTRKRRQIHSQLETGELPVLVGTHALIQDKVQFHRLGLAVIDEQHRFGVQQRAKLQQKGSNGICHVLSMTATPIPRTLALTLHGDLDVSQIDELPPGRKPIQTTVLAGKQRLEAYDLIRRQMAMGHQAYVVLPLVEESEKLDLKSAVEEYERLQEVFPDFRVGLLHGRMTSAEKDAAIAAFHGHDTQILVSTTVVEVGVDVPNATVMLIENAERFGLSQLHQLRGRVGRGGDRAYCILMTHPKASPDAKQRLEVLESSQDGFLIAEMDMQLRGPGQMLGTRQSGLPDFVLASLVDDREVLILARDAAERVIRKDPSLERYPRMKAELEIRFERMLGGAMLQ, from the coding sequence ATGGTTCAATCTCCATCTGTTGATAATGCTCCTGATTGGGAGCGGTTACGAAAAGCGCTCAGTGTAGAAGCTGAGCGCGGTTTTTCTGATTTGGTGGGACGGGAATTTCGCTTTCATGAGTTCCTGGAGCGTCAGTTTAACAATCCTCCGGCGCGGTTGGCGGGGAGCGATCGCCAACGTTGGCAAAATTTAGCGGCGGAGTTTGAGAGATACCCCTCTATGACGCTGGCCCAACGTCAGCATCTGGTGGCGGAGTCGCGGCGGGTGTTGTTGCAAAGTGAACGCTCTCTGGAGATGCGATCGCGATCGGTGCGAGAACCGGTCACGCCTCGCAAACCTCCCACAGCGCAGCTTCACTCCCAGGTCGCTCCGGCCGAGCTATCGTTGGATCAGCCTCTGGCTCAGGTGCGTCAGATTGGCCGCCGGGGGGGCGATCGCTTGGCCCGCTTAGGACTCTATCGTGTGCAGGATTTGTTAGAGTATTTTCCGCGCGATCGGATTGATTATGCTCGTCAAGTTACCATTGCTCAATTAGAACCAGGAGAGACTGTTACAGTTGTTGCCCAAGTCCAAAGTTGCAGTTTTTTTAATAGTTCCAAAAACAAGAAATTAAGCATCTTTCAGTTAACCCTAAAAGACCCCACCGGGCGCTTAAAAATAACTCGTTTTTATCCTGGAAATCGCTACAGTTCCAGCCGTTGGCAATATGCCCATAAGTCCCAGTATCCAAGAGGTGCAACCGTTGCCGCCTCAGGATTGGTCAAGAAAAACAAATATGGAATTACCCTAGAAAACCCCGATTTAGAAGTTCTAGAACACGCCGACGCTCGGATTGAATCCTTGTCTGTAGGGCGAGTCTTGCCGGTCTATGCCTTGACCGATGGGGTCACCGCTGATTTGGTGCGAAAATCCGTGTTGGCGGTGCTTCCAGCCAGTGAGCAAATTCCCGAACCCTTACCTCGGAAGTTGCGAGAAAAGTATGAATTGCTGGACCGGCCGACGGCGATTGCAAATATCCATTTTCCCCCCGATACGGATATCCTAGACTTGGCCCGTCGTCGCCTGGTCTTCGATGAATTTTTCTATCTCCAACTGGGCCTCCTGAAACGTCGCCATGAACTCAAACAAGCCGGGGAACTGCAACTCGCCAATAGCCAGGCCCAACGGCTTACTATTCAAGGACAACTCATCGAACAATTCTACAACCTCCTCCCCTTCGACCTCACCCATGCTCAAACACGGGTGATTCAAGAAATCCTAGCTGACCTTGACAAAACCTCCCCCATGAATCGGCTGGTTCAAGGAGATGTGGGGGCCGGTAAAACCGTAGTGGCGGTGGTAGCCATTTTAGCCGCCATCCAATCAGGGTATCAAGCGGCCTTAATGGCCCCAACAGAAGTCTTAGCCGAACAGCATTATCGCAAATTAGTCGACTGGCTGAACCTGCTACAACTCCCCGTTGAACTCCTGACGGGGTCCACCAAAACCCGCAAACGGCGACAAATCCACAGTCAACTCGAAACCGGCGAACTCCCCGTTTTGGTGGGAACCCACGCCTTAATTCAAGATAAAGTGCAGTTTCACCGTTTAGGGTTAGCGGTGATTGACGAACAACATCGCTTTGGCGTACAGCAGCGGGCCAAGTTGCAACAGAAGGGAAGTAATGGCATTTGTCATGTTCTCTCCATGACCGCCACCCCCATTCCCCGGACCTTGGCGTTGACCTTACATGGGGATTTAGATGTCAGTCAAATTGATGAATTACCCCCCGGCCGCAAACCGATTCAAACCACAGTTTTGGCGGGGAAACAACGGTTAGAGGCCTATGATTTGATTCGCCGTCAGATGGCGATGGGCCATCAGGCCTATGTGGTGTTACCGTTGGTGGAGGAATCAGAGAAGTTAGATCTCAAATCGGCGGTGGAGGAGTATGAACGCTTGCAAGAGGTCTTCCCCGATTTTCGGGTGGGATTGTTGCATGGACGGATGACCTCGGCGGAGAAAGATGCAGCCATTGCGGCGTTTCACGGTCATGACACCCAAATTTTGGTCTCGACGACGGTGGTGGAAGTGGGGGTGGATGTTCCCAATGCGACGGTGATGTTGATTGAGAATGCTGAACGGTTTGGTTTGTCGCAATTGCATCAATTACGGGGTCGTGTGGGCCGAGGGGGCGATCGGGCTTATTGTATATTAATGACCCATCCCAAAGCCTCCCCCGATGCCAAACAGCGGTTAGAGGTGTTGGAATCGTCCCAGGATGGCTTTTTGATTGCGGAGATGGATATGCAGCTTCGTGGCCCGGGCCAGATGTTGGGAACTCGCCAGTCGGGGTTACCGGATTTTGTCTTAGCCAGCCTCGTGGATGACCGAGAAGTGTTGATTCTGGCCCGAGATGCGGCGGAACGGGTGATTCGCAAGGACCCCAGTTTAGAGCGATATCCCCGCATGAAGGCAGAGTTGGAGATACGATTTGAGCGAATGTTAGGCGGGGCGATGTTGCAATAA
- a CDS encoding tetratricopeptide repeat protein produces MVMRRVLGLGLALSLLLVPQVGVGQTMDEFFERGNTARREGRYEEAERTWQRLLQIDPNHANNACYTSDTEEGEQPFAPTDIYGMTSENWDKLGIPISAYDL; encoded by the coding sequence ATGGTGATGCGTCGAGTCTTGGGCTTAGGTTTGGCGTTGTCCCTACTGCTGGTTCCCCAGGTTGGGGTGGGACAGACGATGGATGAGTTCTTTGAGCGGGGAAATACGGCTCGTCGGGAGGGGAGGTATGAGGAGGCGGAACGGACGTGGCAGCGGCTGTTACAGATAGACCCCAATCATGCTAATAATGCTTGCTATACATCTGACACCGAGGAGGGCGAACAGCCGTTCGCCCCTACAGACATCTATGGCATGACTTCCGAAAATTGGGATAAATTGGGAATTCCAATTAGTGCGTATGACTTGTAA